A section of the Acidobacterium capsulatum ATCC 51196 genome encodes:
- a CDS encoding Ig-like domain repeat protein, translating into MAALFISPSLAQTSATPSLIVQEINNSVRATLPGTKPKAIASAQDMGAMSSSQTLHNMMLVLKPSAAQQAALKSELANLYNRNSKSYHQWLTPAQYGAAFGPSAADVAKVEGWLQSQGLTPTAVANGRQWIEFTGSVQQVNTAFATSMHQFVANGQKHYANATDISIPQAITPVVAGVLSLNNFQAQPQHTDPIEVKRNVSGKMAPVNPKFTTNDGNGNFYYYLSPNDFQTIYDETSLIKNGVDGTGVSIAIPGRSDIDMADVEAFRQAFGLPQNDPKIIVNGTDPGETFSRDQSESSLDVEWAGAAAPGATINFVVSASTDTTDGVDLSSAYIIDNRISPIMSVSYGLSEALLGPSGNAFYNSLWEQAAAEGITVFVSTGDSGTAELDADLQGNGYEPSGPAQYGPSVSGMASTPYDVAVGGTQFNEGGNYPSYWSPNNTNTFEDALGYIPEAAWNEGCDPTLPQSSTNCAYGETYYVLEGGGGGPSNCSQASVDSQGNETCLGGYAKPAWQAGTGVPSDGVRDIPDVALNASPDDDGYLYCFFGQCLIGTQNGQPVLNQAGIIGGTSASAPSMAGIMALVEQKNGAYQGQADYEFYQLAAKDNAASCDSSAMTQPTLGSTCNFHDVTQGNNSEPGMDGYNTATAQWTAGTGYDMSTGLGTVDAANLVANWGSVSATAGSTTTLTVDGSTAAHGQPLTVHIHVAAASGKGTPTGDVALMTDKYGSIGDVTLDASGNYSGPVSDLPGGTYNLTAHYNGDSTFTSSDSSPVSLTVSPEDSTVSVSLDVVNFTTNREVPYTGTLTWSEPLFVTVTVAGKSGQGNATGTVNLLDNGKVVMTGTLTSSGTAAFTTGGGTSYTFPNGSSTLTVQYEGDNSFHASTSAAQTVTQQKVQGPTYVSISNYQVPAGQTVFLTAIIPPAYNGGGPATGTVQFYDNGQPLGSPMTLATPAGATEAKVKYAATFTTLGTHNITAGYSGDANFAAVSGTDPTYAMPSQFTVVPVTGAATTTTITQNPTTVSYGQSFTYTVKVTPVKASATVPTGQVTIASDGNIFGGPVTLVNGVGTVIESGDAETAHVYAQYSGDSNYAASTSSMITTTISKVTTPIALTTTAPYVLPGQQTELSVVVTGHSYGQYGYYRPQGTVQFFTSVNGGAEQAVSAPIGLTLPWIQNPMDAIVTVPVTLPAGTNVVTAMYSGDSDFNAETSAPATVVVTAPDFTLNSGSPNMTISAGGNATTSLSIASVLGFSGNIALACGSGLPAGATCSFSPATLAGGGQSNLTVTLQGPFTQTQAKNDSRKSQGWATGAELCGLFGLFFAGFAKQRRKVMSMLMVLVMAFGFLSGCGGNSTPVSSMVTVGSTQSEVASGNSVTFTAQVSEGDRMPTGTVTFYDGATALGNPVTLDNGEATLTASSLAVGTHLISAKYSGDAHHSAAVSQDYYEAVTGTTTLQVVATSGATTHTLNVKLAVQ; encoded by the coding sequence ATGGCTGCGTTATTCATCTCCCCATCGCTGGCGCAAACCAGCGCCACGCCTTCGCTGATCGTGCAGGAGATCAACAACTCCGTGCGCGCGACGCTGCCGGGCACGAAGCCGAAGGCGATTGCCTCCGCCCAGGATATGGGCGCGATGAGCAGTTCGCAGACGCTCCACAACATGATGCTGGTGCTCAAGCCCAGTGCGGCGCAGCAGGCGGCACTCAAGAGCGAACTGGCGAATCTATATAACCGGAACTCGAAGAGCTATCACCAGTGGCTGACGCCGGCGCAGTATGGCGCGGCGTTTGGTCCTTCAGCCGCGGACGTGGCGAAGGTAGAGGGCTGGCTGCAGTCGCAGGGCCTGACGCCCACGGCGGTGGCGAACGGGCGGCAGTGGATTGAGTTCACCGGCAGCGTGCAGCAGGTGAATACCGCGTTTGCGACCTCGATGCATCAGTTTGTTGCGAACGGCCAGAAGCATTATGCCAATGCGACGGATATTTCGATTCCGCAGGCAATCACGCCGGTGGTGGCGGGCGTGCTTTCGCTGAATAATTTTCAGGCGCAGCCGCAGCACACCGATCCGATTGAGGTGAAGCGGAATGTGAGCGGCAAGATGGCGCCGGTGAATCCCAAGTTCACGACGAATGATGGCAATGGTAACTTCTACTATTACCTTTCGCCGAATGACTTTCAGACGATCTATGACGAGACATCGCTGATCAAGAATGGCGTGGATGGCACGGGAGTTTCGATTGCCATTCCGGGCCGCAGCGATATCGATATGGCTGACGTGGAAGCCTTTCGGCAGGCTTTTGGCCTGCCGCAGAATGACCCGAAGATCATCGTCAATGGTACCGACCCCGGGGAGACTTTTAGCCGCGACCAGAGTGAGTCGAGCCTGGACGTAGAGTGGGCCGGAGCGGCTGCGCCGGGCGCCACGATCAACTTTGTGGTGAGCGCGAGCACCGACACGACAGATGGCGTGGATCTTTCTTCGGCTTACATCATCGATAACCGGATTTCTCCGATCATGAGCGTGAGCTACGGTTTGTCGGAAGCGCTGCTTGGGCCTTCCGGCAATGCGTTCTATAACTCGCTCTGGGAGCAGGCCGCGGCCGAGGGCATCACGGTGTTTGTGTCGACCGGTGACAGCGGAACCGCCGAACTGGATGCGGACCTGCAGGGGAATGGCTATGAACCCAGCGGCCCGGCGCAATATGGACCCAGCGTCAGCGGCATGGCCTCGACCCCGTATGACGTGGCGGTGGGCGGCACCCAGTTCAATGAGGGCGGCAACTATCCCTCGTACTGGTCGCCGAACAACACGAATACGTTTGAGGACGCGCTGGGGTATATCCCGGAGGCGGCCTGGAATGAGGGCTGCGACCCGACACTGCCTCAGTCGAGCACGAACTGCGCGTATGGAGAGACCTACTATGTGCTGGAGGGCGGCGGCGGCGGCCCCAGCAACTGCAGCCAGGCCTCCGTGGACAGCCAGGGCAACGAGACCTGTCTCGGCGGCTATGCGAAGCCTGCATGGCAGGCAGGAACAGGCGTGCCCTCCGATGGTGTGCGCGATATTCCTGACGTGGCGCTGAATGCGTCTCCTGACGATGATGGCTACCTCTACTGCTTTTTTGGCCAGTGCCTGATTGGCACACAGAACGGCCAGCCGGTGCTGAACCAGGCGGGCATCATCGGTGGCACCTCGGCTTCGGCGCCTTCCATGGCCGGTATCATGGCCCTGGTGGAGCAGAAGAACGGCGCTTACCAAGGGCAGGCCGACTATGAGTTCTATCAGTTGGCAGCGAAGGACAATGCAGCTTCGTGCGACTCTTCGGCAATGACCCAGCCAACGCTCGGAAGCACCTGCAACTTTCACGATGTGACGCAGGGCAACAACAGCGAGCCGGGCATGGACGGCTACAACACTGCCACGGCGCAGTGGACCGCTGGCACCGGCTATGACATGTCCACCGGTTTGGGCACAGTGGATGCCGCGAACCTGGTGGCGAACTGGGGCAGTGTGTCGGCGACGGCCGGTTCAACCACGACCCTGACGGTGGACGGCAGCACGGCAGCGCATGGGCAGCCGCTGACGGTTCACATTCATGTGGCAGCAGCGAGCGGAAAAGGCACGCCGACGGGCGACGTTGCCCTGATGACGGACAAGTACGGCAGCATCGGCGATGTGACGCTGGATGCTTCCGGCAACTACTCCGGCCCGGTGAGCGACCTGCCTGGTGGGACCTATAACCTGACGGCGCACTATAACGGAGACAGCACCTTCACAAGCAGCGACTCTTCGCCGGTTTCGCTGACGGTGTCTCCGGAAGACAGCACCGTATCGGTGAGCCTGGATGTGGTGAACTTCACGACGAATCGGGAAGTTCCTTATACGGGTACGCTGACATGGAGCGAACCGCTGTTTGTGACGGTGACGGTGGCCGGCAAGTCTGGGCAGGGCAATGCAACGGGCACGGTCAACCTGCTGGACAACGGCAAGGTGGTAATGACCGGTACCCTGACCTCAAGCGGCACGGCTGCTTTCACGACGGGCGGTGGCACCAGCTATACCTTCCCAAATGGAAGCAGCACGCTGACCGTGCAGTATGAGGGCGACAACAGCTTCCATGCGAGCACTTCGGCAGCGCAAACCGTTACCCAGCAGAAGGTGCAAGGGCCGACCTATGTAAGCATCAGCAACTACCAGGTGCCTGCGGGGCAGACGGTATTCCTGACCGCGATCATTCCTCCGGCCTACAATGGCGGCGGGCCCGCGACGGGAACGGTTCAGTTCTATGACAACGGTCAGCCGCTGGGCAGCCCGATGACGCTCGCAACGCCGGCCGGCGCAACCGAAGCTAAGGTCAAGTACGCAGCCACCTTCACTACATTGGGCACGCACAACATCACTGCTGGCTACAGTGGCGACGCAAACTTTGCGGCGGTTTCGGGAACGGACCCGACCTACGCAATGCCGTCGCAGTTCACGGTGGTGCCGGTCACGGGTGCGGCGACCACTACGACGATCACGCAGAATCCAACCACGGTCTCCTACGGGCAATCCTTTACGTACACGGTCAAGGTGACTCCGGTGAAGGCAAGCGCCACGGTGCCGACTGGCCAGGTGACGATCGCCAGCGACGGCAATATCTTTGGCGGTCCGGTCACGCTGGTGAATGGCGTCGGCACGGTGATTGAGAGTGGAGATGCGGAGACGGCACACGTCTATGCGCAATACTCGGGCGACTCGAATTATGCAGCCTCGACAAGCTCGATGATCACGACCACCATCTCCAAGGTCACCACGCCGATCGCTCTGACGACGACTGCGCCTTATGTGTTGCCGGGGCAGCAGACGGAGCTGAGCGTTGTGGTGACGGGGCACAGCTATGGCCAGTACGGCTATTACCGTCCGCAGGGCACGGTGCAGTTCTTCACCTCGGTGAATGGCGGCGCCGAGCAGGCGGTCTCTGCTCCTATCGGCCTCACGCTTCCCTGGATACAGAACCCCATGGACGCGATTGTGACCGTTCCGGTTACATTGCCCGCAGGCACGAATGTGGTCACGGCGATGTATTCCGGCGACTCGGACTTTAACGCGGAAACTTCCGCACCAGCCACCGTGGTGGTGACGGCGCCGGACTTCACGCTGAACTCTGGCTCGCCCAACATGACCATTTCGGCAGGGGGAAACGCGACCACTTCGTTGTCGATCGCTTCGGTGCTGGGCTTCAGCGGCAACATCGCTCTGGCTTGCGGCAGCGGATTGCCGGCGGGCGCGACGTGCAGCTTTTCTCCGGCGACGCTGGCCGGAGGCGGGCAGTCGAACCTGACGGTCACGTTGCAGGGACCGTTTACGCAGACGCAGGCGAAGAATGACAGCCGGAAGTCTCAAGGCTGGGCCACGGGCGCGGAGCTTTGCGGCCTGTTTGGCCTGTTCTTTGCCGGCTTTGCCAAGCAGCGCCGCAAGGTGATGTCGATGCTGATGGTGCTGGTGATGGCCTTCGGCTTCCTCTCCGGTTGCGGCGGCAACTCGACGCCTGTTTCGAGTATGGTGACGGTCGGCAGCACGCAGTCTGAGGTTGCCTCAGGAAACTCGGTGACCTTTACGGCCCAGGTTTCAGAAGGAGACCGCATGCCGACGGGAACCGTGACCTTCTATGACGGCGCCACGGCGCTGGGCAATCCGGTCACGCTGGACAACGGTGAGGCGACCCTCACGGCGAGCAGCCTTGCCGTGGGCACGCACCTCATCTCTGCCAAGTACAGCGGGGACGCACACCACTCGGCCGCGGTCTCGCAGGACTACTATGAGGCGGTGACCGGCACCACTACGCTGCAGGTGGTGGCGACCTCCGGGGCGACCACTCATACGTTGAATGTGAAGCTGGCCGTGCAGTAG
- a CDS encoding type II toxin-antitoxin system Phd/YefM family antitoxin, with protein MVKEINAVQFRQNLGEMLNQVQYRHDSILIHKDGKPVAALVDADLFARIRRMQDRFDDLTSRIADAYAQTPAAEGMAEIDALTAEIRKH; from the coding sequence ATGGTCAAGGAGATCAATGCGGTGCAGTTTCGGCAAAACCTGGGCGAAATGCTCAATCAGGTGCAATACCGCCATGACAGCATCCTCATTCATAAGGACGGCAAGCCCGTGGCCGCGCTGGTCGATGCGGATTTATTCGCGCGCATCCGCCGCATGCAGGACCGCTTTGATGACCTCACCAGCCGCATCGCCGATGCTTACGCCCAGACCCCGGCCGCCGAAGGCATGGCAGAGATTGACGCCCTGACCGCCGAGATCCGCAAGCACTGA
- a CDS encoding efflux RND transporter periplasmic adaptor subunit: MDIARPDLKKKKRRRQLVIALVVLIAAGGVALVVSRLKPAAPTVDSSEIWTGVVKRGDMIRQVRGLGQLKPRQDRIRLIPAQTDATVVRIRVLPGTKVGPDTVLMDLSDPQLQQQLLNAQLALKAAKVDYHNLQVSLESALMDKRSAAAAVSADHSQAELQAQTDHQLYKLGVISGLSYHASESKAQQLTVQNHLQQEEITMNQKAIATQLQVQQTKVEQAQAMYSLLQSEQDALHVTAGISGVLINLPHQIGEHVAAGATLAEVVQPNQLMAELQIPETQAHDIELDQPAEIDTHNGIVPGHVMRIDPSVVNGTRTVDVALDGPLPAGAVPDLSVDGTIDLQRLHDVLYVGRPAFGNENSTISLFRISPNGKTATRVQVKVGVASVTKIQILGGLREGDRVILSDMSQYDNVDRVQLN; encoded by the coding sequence GTGGATATCGCTCGGCCCGATTTGAAGAAGAAGAAGAGACGCCGTCAGCTCGTCATTGCCCTGGTTGTTTTAATCGCGGCAGGCGGGGTGGCTCTTGTAGTGTCCCGGTTGAAACCTGCGGCTCCCACGGTGGACAGCAGCGAGATCTGGACCGGCGTGGTGAAACGCGGCGACATGATTCGCCAGGTGCGCGGCCTGGGACAGTTGAAGCCCCGGCAGGATCGTATCCGGCTGATTCCGGCGCAGACCGATGCGACGGTGGTGCGCATTCGCGTGCTGCCGGGCACGAAGGTCGGACCGGATACGGTGCTGATGGATCTTTCGGATCCGCAACTGCAGCAGCAGTTGTTGAATGCCCAACTGGCGCTCAAGGCGGCCAAGGTGGATTATCACAATCTGCAGGTGAGCCTCGAAAGCGCGCTGATGGACAAGCGCTCGGCGGCAGCGGCGGTGAGCGCGGACCACAGCCAGGCGGAGCTGCAGGCGCAGACCGATCACCAGCTCTACAAACTGGGCGTGATCAGCGGCCTCTCGTATCACGCCTCAGAGAGCAAGGCACAGCAGCTCACCGTGCAAAATCATCTGCAGCAGGAAGAGATCACCATGAATCAGAAGGCGATTGCGACCCAGTTGCAGGTGCAGCAGACCAAGGTGGAGCAGGCGCAGGCGATGTATTCGCTGCTGCAGAGCGAGCAGGATGCCCTGCACGTGACGGCGGGCATCAGCGGCGTGCTGATCAACCTGCCGCACCAGATTGGCGAGCACGTGGCGGCCGGCGCGACGCTGGCCGAAGTGGTCCAGCCGAATCAGCTCATGGCGGAGTTACAGATTCCTGAAACGCAGGCGCACGACATCGAGCTGGATCAGCCGGCCGAGATCGACACGCACAACGGCATCGTGCCCGGGCATGTGATGCGCATTGACCCCTCGGTGGTGAATGGCACGCGTACGGTCGATGTTGCGCTGGATGGTCCGCTGCCCGCCGGCGCGGTGCCTGACCTGAGTGTGGACGGCACCATTGACCTGCAGCGGCTGCATGATGTGCTGTACGTGGGGCGGCCCGCCTTTGGCAACGAGAACAGCACGATCAGCCTTTTCCGTATTTCGCCGAACGGAAAGACCGCGACGCGCGTACAGGTGAAGGTGGGCGTCGCCTCTGTGACGAAGATCCAGATTCTGGGCGGACTCAGGGAAGGCGACCGGGTCATTCTTTCGGATATGTCTCAGTACGACAACGTCGACAGAGTTCAGCTCAACTAA
- a CDS encoding ABC transporter ATP-binding protein, giving the protein MTELAVHTQSLSKHYRSLRSVTRAVDGLTMQVPRGSIYGFLGRNGAGKTTALRMLAGLARPTAGSAVVLGLDPQRETVAVLNRTGFVIEKTLFPAMTGEELLRFQRGFFPGWSEERARRYVDALEVPMRQRFRTLSLGSKTKLCLLLALAQNPELLVLDEPTAGLDPVVTDQLLRVLIEDFAGTGRTLLLSSHHLSEVEKVADWVGIIDAGTLKLEARLDDIRLAFRRIRAAGRDLPAGGPTVVTSRVSGGAAEYVVRAEAEAFAAELRAQGATILDIETMNLQETFLAVAGKESAHVSVEVLA; this is encoded by the coding sequence ATGACTGAACTGGCCGTGCATACGCAATCGCTCTCAAAGCACTACCGGTCTCTGCGATCGGTCACGCGCGCCGTGGATGGCCTCACGATGCAGGTGCCGCGCGGCTCCATTTATGGCTTTCTGGGCCGCAACGGCGCCGGAAAGACCACCGCGCTGCGGATGCTGGCCGGACTGGCCCGGCCCACGGCTGGCTCGGCGGTGGTGCTCGGGCTCGATCCTCAGCGAGAGACCGTGGCGGTGCTCAACCGGACGGGATTTGTGATTGAGAAGACGCTTTTTCCGGCGATGACCGGCGAGGAGCTGCTGCGGTTTCAACGGGGCTTCTTTCCGGGGTGGTCCGAGGAACGCGCCCGCCGCTATGTGGATGCACTCGAGGTTCCGATGCGGCAGCGCTTCCGCACTCTCTCGCTCGGCAGCAAGACCAAGCTGTGCCTGTTGCTGGCGCTGGCGCAGAATCCGGAACTGCTGGTGCTCGATGAGCCCACGGCTGGCCTTGATCCCGTCGTAACGGACCAGCTTTTGCGGGTTCTGATTGAAGACTTCGCCGGAACCGGGCGCACGCTGCTGCTCTCTTCTCATCACTTGTCAGAGGTGGAGAAGGTGGCCGACTGGGTCGGCATCATCGACGCCGGCACGCTGAAGCTGGAGGCGCGCCTGGATGATATTCGTCTGGCCTTCCGCCGCATTCGCGCGGCGGGCCGCGATCTGCCGGCCGGAGGGCCCACGGTGGTGACCAGCCGCGTCTCAGGGGGCGCGGCGGAGTATGTCGTCCGTGCCGAGGCGGAGGCATTTGCCGCCGAGCTTCGCGCTCAGGGCGCCACGATCCTCGATATCGAAACCATGAACCTGCAGGAGACATTTCTTGCAGTCGCCGGAAAGGAGTCTGCTCATGTATCTGTGGAAGTGTTGGCGTGA
- a CDS encoding GntR family transcriptional regulator has protein sequence MIFRVHPGSGVPIYLQIEGQVKQSIAAQVLREGDALPPVRKLAAELRVNPNTVARAYQNLEREGVLRTVPGGGCYVHGQPPGLLHEEKLRRLKPLADQLAVEAVQMRLGRPDALALLDASFQNLEAPDSQTPDRENPND, from the coding sequence ATGATCTTCCGCGTCCATCCCGGTTCTGGAGTCCCGATCTATCTGCAGATTGAGGGGCAGGTCAAACAATCCATTGCGGCCCAGGTATTGCGCGAAGGGGATGCATTGCCCCCAGTGCGCAAGCTGGCCGCCGAGTTGCGCGTCAACCCTAACACCGTGGCCCGCGCCTATCAGAATCTGGAGCGCGAGGGTGTGCTGCGCACGGTTCCGGGCGGCGGGTGCTATGTGCATGGGCAACCGCCGGGGCTGCTGCATGAAGAAAAGCTGCGACGGCTGAAGCCGCTGGCCGACCAGCTCGCGGTAGAGGCTGTGCAGATGCGCCTGGGCCGGCCCGATGCTCTTGCGCTGCTGGACGCATCGTTTCAGAACCTTGAAGCTCCTGATTCTCAAACCCCTGACAGGGAGAACCCGAATGACTGA
- a CDS encoding putative toxin-antitoxin system toxin component, PIN family → MSRLRVVLDTNVIVSGIAYPGSIPGKILALWKHGSVEVVLSRYILGETARGLPRLSRIALTAAEIQDLVDGLMFLAAIVEPEGAVDPALRDTADQPILGTLQASRADYLITGDKDLLARSESYPILTPSEFWARHG, encoded by the coding sequence ATGTCCCGTCTGCGCGTCGTTCTGGACACCAACGTGATCGTTTCGGGAATCGCCTATCCCGGCAGCATCCCCGGCAAAATTCTCGCACTCTGGAAGCACGGCAGCGTCGAAGTGGTGCTCTCGCGATACATTCTCGGCGAAACGGCGCGGGGGCTTCCTCGCCTCTCCCGCATTGCTCTCACTGCTGCCGAGATTCAGGACCTGGTCGACGGCCTGATGTTCCTGGCCGCAATCGTCGAGCCGGAGGGCGCCGTCGATCCAGCCCTCCGCGATACCGCCGATCAACCCATCCTCGGAACGCTGCAGGCTTCCCGGGCAGACTATCTCATCACTGGAGATAAAGATTTGCTGGCCCGCTCGGAGAGCTATCCCATTCTCACGCCGTCCGAGTTCTGGGCGCGGCATGGTTGA
- a CDS encoding alpha/beta hydrolase → MARFVTLRAMRFSHVVSTIATGACAALLSASVLASTAAAQMPRHLFFRVSAGSAVHQPVSGRLLVFIAKGTGAKQVSINEFEPNATWVAAREVHDLAPGAAVDIDTDEIAFPKPFSDLTPGDYQVQAVLDVDHTYNYSGLTPGDLMSPVLTLTHWTAGEGAEPALTLDHVVPPVKHPALSAVDQDALDHHMKLAEHQSRLLTEFSGRPTSIKAWVVLPPGYQKDKKKHYPTVYWTHGFGANLYYCERMGIDLYRRMAEGKMPPMIWVMLDEHLPTGTHEFDNSVNNGPWGSALVEEYIPWLESQYRMDARPNGRFLQGHSSGGWASLQLEVDYPRFFGGTWSTSPDPSTFHDFTGIDLYAPHANVYHRPDGTAYPLVRAHGKVLATFEQFARLEQVLGPYGGQIASFEWVFSPRGPDGKPEPMFDRSTGDVYPKVVAYWREHYDLAHIVKTTWPQQGRYLKGHIHVYVGTADTFYLNGAARKFDAVLEKLGAEEHFTFRKGRSHFNLYEKNGDRLALFDTIAAQMYLQARPHAGAKWKAVAEEQYP, encoded by the coding sequence GTGGCAAGATTTGTTACACTTCGCGCCATGCGTTTCTCTCACGTTGTTTCGACGATTGCTACCGGCGCCTGCGCCGCGCTTCTTTCCGCGAGCGTGCTTGCTTCGACGGCAGCCGCGCAAATGCCCCGGCATCTCTTCTTCCGGGTGTCTGCCGGCAGTGCCGTGCATCAGCCTGTTTCTGGGCGGCTGCTGGTCTTTATTGCCAAAGGAACGGGAGCCAAGCAGGTTTCCATCAATGAATTTGAGCCGAATGCCACGTGGGTGGCCGCGCGCGAGGTGCATGACCTTGCGCCGGGGGCGGCGGTGGATATTGATACCGACGAGATCGCTTTTCCCAAGCCTTTCTCTGACCTGACACCGGGTGACTACCAGGTGCAGGCGGTGCTGGATGTGGATCACACCTACAACTACAGCGGCCTGACTCCGGGTGACCTGATGAGCCCCGTGCTGACGCTGACGCATTGGACGGCTGGCGAGGGTGCCGAACCTGCCTTGACGCTCGATCACGTGGTGCCACCGGTCAAGCATCCTGCGCTCAGCGCGGTGGATCAGGATGCGCTGGATCATCATATGAAGCTCGCCGAGCACCAGAGCCGTTTGCTGACGGAATTCTCGGGACGGCCTACATCGATCAAGGCCTGGGTGGTGCTGCCGCCGGGCTATCAGAAGGACAAAAAGAAGCACTACCCGACGGTCTACTGGACGCATGGCTTTGGCGCGAACCTGTACTACTGCGAGCGGATGGGGATCGACCTCTACCGGCGGATGGCCGAGGGCAAGATGCCGCCCATGATCTGGGTGATGCTGGACGAGCATCTGCCGACCGGCACGCATGAGTTCGACAACTCGGTGAACAACGGCCCGTGGGGCTCGGCGCTGGTGGAGGAGTATATTCCATGGCTGGAATCGCAGTATCGCATGGATGCGAGGCCGAATGGGCGCTTTCTGCAGGGGCACTCCTCGGGAGGATGGGCTTCGCTGCAACTGGAGGTGGATTATCCGCGGTTCTTTGGCGGCACGTGGTCCACGTCGCCGGACCCGAGCACCTTTCATGACTTCACGGGCATTGACCTCTACGCGCCGCACGCGAATGTGTATCACCGTCCGGATGGAACGGCGTATCCACTGGTGCGGGCTCACGGCAAGGTGCTGGCGACCTTTGAGCAATTTGCCAGGCTGGAACAGGTGCTCGGCCCCTACGGCGGCCAGATTGCCTCGTTTGAGTGGGTGTTTTCACCGCGCGGGCCAGATGGAAAGCCTGAGCCGATGTTTGATCGCAGCACGGGAGATGTTTATCCCAAAGTGGTGGCCTACTGGCGGGAGCACTACGATCTGGCTCACATTGTGAAGACCACCTGGCCGCAGCAGGGACGCTACCTGAAAGGTCACATCCATGTGTATGTGGGCACGGCGGACACCTTCTACCTGAACGGCGCGGCCCGGAAGTTTGACGCCGTGCTCGAAAAGCTGGGGGCGGAGGAGCACTTTACTTTCCGCAAGGGCCGCAGCCACTTCAATTTGTATGAAAAGAATGGCGACCGGCTGGCGCTCTTCGACACCATTGCCGCGCAGATGTACCTGCAGGCGCGGCCCCATGCCGGCGCGAAGTGGAAAGCTGTGGCTGAGGAACAGTATCCGTAG
- the rho gene encoding transcription termination factor Rho: protein MTIAELKEKNITELSRIARSLDIPGASGLRKQDLIFKILQAQSEKEGHIFAEGVLEILPDGYGFLRSPDYNYLPGPDDIYVSPSQIRKFDLKTGDTISGNVRPPHEGEKYFALVKIEAINFESPEETRNKILFDNLTPLYPEERIKMETVRDNISGRVMDLLTPIGKGQRGLIVAPPRTGKTMLLQSIANSITANHPEVALIVLLIDERPEEVTDMQRSVKGEVISSTFDEPAARHVQVAEMVIEKAKRLVEHKRDVVILLDSITRLARAYNTIVPPSGKVLSGGVDSNALQRPKRFFGAARNIEEGGSLTIIATALVDTGSRMDEVIFEEFKGTGNMEVILDRKLVDKRVFPAIDIQRSGTRKEELLIPKEDLQRIWVLRKVLNPLSPVEAMELLVDKLGKTRNNAEFLLNMSSI from the coding sequence ATGACCATTGCTGAACTGAAAGAAAAAAACATTACTGAGCTGAGCCGCATCGCCCGCTCGCTCGACATTCCCGGGGCCAGCGGCCTCCGGAAGCAGGACCTGATTTTCAAGATTCTGCAGGCGCAGAGCGAAAAAGAAGGCCACATCTTCGCCGAAGGCGTGCTCGAAATTCTGCCCGACGGCTACGGCTTCCTGCGCTCGCCCGACTACAACTATCTGCCCGGCCCGGATGACATTTACGTCTCCCCCTCGCAGATTCGAAAGTTCGACCTCAAGACCGGCGACACCATCAGCGGCAACGTCCGCCCGCCCCACGAGGGCGAAAAGTACTTCGCGCTGGTCAAAATCGAGGCCATCAACTTCGAGTCGCCCGAGGAGACCCGCAACAAGATCCTCTTCGACAATCTGACGCCGCTCTACCCTGAAGAGCGCATCAAGATGGAGACGGTCCGCGACAACATCAGCGGCCGCGTCATGGACCTGCTGACGCCCATCGGCAAGGGCCAGCGTGGACTCATCGTGGCTCCGCCCCGCACCGGTAAGACGATGCTCTTGCAGTCGATCGCCAACTCCATCACCGCCAATCATCCTGAAGTGGCACTGATCGTGCTGCTGATTGACGAGCGCCCCGAAGAAGTCACCGACATGCAGCGCTCGGTCAAGGGCGAGGTTATCAGCTCCACCTTTGACGAGCCGGCCGCGCGCCATGTGCAGGTCGCCGAAATGGTCATCGAAAAGGCCAAGCGCCTCGTCGAGCACAAGCGCGATGTAGTCATCCTGCTCGACTCCATCACCCGCCTGGCCCGCGCCTACAACACGATTGTGCCGCCTTCGGGCAAGGTGCTCTCCGGCGGCGTGGACTCAAACGCCCTGCAGCGGCCCAAGCGCTTCTTCGGCGCGGCCCGCAACATTGAAGAGGGCGGCTCGCTCACCATCATCGCCACGGCCCTGGTCGATACCGGCTCCCGCATGGACGAAGTGATCTTTGAAGAGTTCAAGGGCACCGGCAATATGGAAGTGATCCTCGACCGCAAGCTCGTCGACAAGCGCGTCTTCCCGGCCATCGACATTCAGCGCTCGGGCACACGCAAGGAAGAGCTGCTCATCCCCAAGGAAGACCTGCAGCGTATCTGGGTCCTCCGCAAGGTGCTCAACCCGCTCTCACCGGTCGAAGCCATGGAACTCCTGGTCGACAAACTCGGCAAGACCCGCAACAACGCCGAGTTCCTGCTGAACATGAGCTCCATCTAA